A genomic window from Cloacibacillus sp. includes:
- a CDS encoding DUF2905 domain-containing protein: MSQLGKMLVAAGLLLAAVGAVLIIAGKLNIPLGKLPGDITYQKKNLTVFAPFGTMLVVSLILTLILNIFSRWK, encoded by the coding sequence ATGAGCCAGCTTGGAAAGATGCTGGTCGCGGCGGGGCTGCTGCTTGCCGCGGTTGGGGCAGTGCTAATCATCGCAGGAAAGCTGAACATTCCTCTTGGCAAACTGCCCGGAGATATCACTTACCAGAAGAAAAATCTCACCGTCTTCGCGCCGTTCGGGACGATGCTTGTCGTGAGCCTCATACTCACGCTGATTTTGAATATATTCTCAAGGTGGAAATAG